The Deltaproteobacteria bacterium genome window below encodes:
- a CDS encoding ABC transporter permease, with protein MKLPAIFTPIVVLYQNVRDIARLFAETVFYTFTPPYRLRPILDQIYWIGVNSTAIVLSTIAFVGMISIVELSFQMDTVLHTTEFVPGFATVLILREFASVIPAAMMAGKVGAGITAEIGSMQLTEQIDALRLISINPVRHLVVPRFVASVLSLMMLSCIAAVVAIITGMIVCSISLDIDWLLFINSARNFVKPIDLGINVFKAFIFGMIIPVVASYYGFRTTGGAEGVGIACTKSVVYSGLVIVILDFFMTWVASVYIL; from the coding sequence ATGAAGCTGCCGGCCATCTTCACCCCCATCGTCGTTCTGTACCAGAACGTCCGCGACATCGCACGCCTGTTCGCCGAGACGGTTTTCTACACGTTTACCCCGCCCTACCGGCTGCGGCCGATCCTGGACCAGATTTACTGGATCGGCGTCAACTCGACGGCCATTGTCCTCTCGACCATCGCCTTCGTCGGCATGATCTCGATCGTCGAGCTGTCGTTCCAGATGGATACGGTTCTGCACACGACCGAATTCGTGCCGGGCTTTGCCACCGTGCTGATCCTGCGCGAATTCGCCAGCGTGATTCCCGCCGCCATGATGGCCGGCAAGGTAGGGGCCGGCATCACGGCGGAAATCGGCAGCATGCAGCTCACCGAACAGATCGATGCGCTCCGGCTTATCTCCATCAACCCGGTGCGGCACCTCGTCGTGCCCCGGTTCGTGGCGTCGGTCCTGAGCCTGATGATGCTTTCGTGCATTGCTGCCGTCGTCGCCATCATCACCGGCATGATCGTCTGCTCGATCAGCCTGGATATCGACTGGCTGCTGTTCATTAACAGCGCACGGAACTTCGTGAAGCCCATTGATCTGGGCATCAATGTGTTCAAGGCGTTCATTTTTGGAATGATTATCCCCGTGGTGGCTTCCTATTACGGATTCCGGACCACGGGGGGTGCTGAAGGGGTCGGGATTGCCTGTACCAAGTCCGTTGTGTATTCGGGTCTGGTCATCGTCATCCTCGACTTCTTCATGACCTGGGTGGCTTCCGTCTACATTTTGTAA
- a CDS encoding MCE family protein, whose amino-acid sequence MSREFKVGILVIGAVVAAIGFIAVLKGVGIGPRSSYRLRVGYNFAGGLTVGSPVRVSGVKVGKVRGIRFYGEDPSIPYHVIVTIDIDDKARPSVRQNSKFLINMAGIIGERYLEITPGSKDAEPWKPNELVPGVDPPRLDQLISQGYAVMGEVLDIVEKNRPRIERMIAAIDSFLQNFDEEQMKDVGQLIGNLSSLVKMLNQNVPDMVKDLRPVLRAAPGMINDLRPVLKDAGPLVRNVNAVMMDLKPILTDARPMLTSLQKMLQDLQKYSKANDTSLSTLIKQIIRIVQNMDGLVAGGNTVLNNLSFADEQWIRYFLQEEGLKVYASLGSPNARYQVPPPPPPNVKRPTPPPPQPTPETADIDPDQRLRR is encoded by the coding sequence ATGAGCAGGGAATTCAAGGTTGGGATACTCGTCATCGGAGCCGTGGTTGCCGCCATCGGTTTCATCGCGGTACTGAAGGGCGTCGGCATCGGGCCGCGGTCCTCTTACCGGCTCCGCGTGGGCTACAACTTCGCGGGCGGCCTGACCGTCGGCTCGCCCGTCCGCGTGTCGGGCGTCAAGGTGGGCAAGGTTCGCGGGATCAGGTTCTACGGAGAAGACCCCTCGATTCCGTACCACGTCATTGTCACCATCGACATCGATGACAAGGCGCGTCCGTCGGTACGCCAGAACTCCAAGTTCCTCATCAACATGGCCGGCATCATCGGCGAGCGGTATCTGGAGATCACTCCGGGCTCGAAGGACGCCGAGCCGTGGAAGCCGAACGAACTGGTCCCGGGCGTGGATCCGCCCCGCCTCGACCAGCTCATCTCGCAGGGCTACGCGGTCATGGGCGAGGTGCTCGACATCGTCGAGAAGAACCGCCCGCGCATCGAGCGCATGATTGCGGCCATCGATTCGTTCCTCCAGAACTTCGACGAGGAGCAGATGAAGGATGTGGGCCAGCTCATCGGCAACCTCTCGTCACTCGTCAAGATGCTGAACCAGAACGTCCCCGACATGGTCAAGGACCTGCGGCCGGTCCTGCGCGCTGCCCCCGGCATGATCAACGACCTGCGGCCGGTCCTGAAGGACGCGGGCCCGCTGGTGCGTAACGTCAACGCCGTGATGATGGACCTGAAACCCATCCTGACCGACGCCCGGCCCATGCTGACGTCCCTCCAGAAGATGCTGCAGGACCTCCAGAAATACAGCAAGGCCAACGACACCAGCCTGTCCACGCTCATCAAGCAGATCATCCGGATCGTCCAGAACATGGACGGCCTGGTTGCCGGCGGGAATACCGTCCTGAACAACCTGTCGTTCGCCGACGAGCAGTGGATCCGCTACTTCCTCCAGGAGGAAGGCCTCAAGGTCTACGCGAGCCTTGGCAGCCCGAATGCGCGCTACCAGGTGCCGCCACCGCCGCCTCCGAACGTCAAGCGGCCAACCCCGCCACCTCCCCAGCCGACCCCCGAGACGGCTGATATCGATCCGGATCAACGGCTCCGCCGGTAG